The DNA window TGTTAATCGAACCTTCAATTTTGCAAAAGGGTAGAAGAGAACCAATATCGCCATAATAAACCAGAGCTGCAGTCCAATGCAATAATTGCCTACAGAAACACCGCATGTTCCGTCAATTTTTACGGTGTAGTCATTATAAATTTGGTTTGAAAATCCGAATAGCTTTAAGGTAAGTGATGTCGCTTTTAACAGAAATATCCGAATCCAGTCGTTGAATAGTTCCCAATGTGCCGAAAACCATGGCCAGTGACGGTTATTGATTGCAATACTTTCCTGCCCGGCAAACCATAAAAATAGTTTCCACAGAATAAATGCAATGGCAAGTTTGAGGATGTAGAATACAACCGTTTTGTTATCCGTAAACAGCCGGATAATTTTTGTTCTGTAAGTTGTCTGATTTGATTTTTGTTCCAGCACGTACGATAATATTCAGATTATAGAAATGAGGCGTAATTTAAGGAAAAAAAATCCCTGAAGATTCAGTTGCACTCGGCATCTCTTTCTTCAGGGACTAAAGTATTGTGCCTTGCAGCTGTATCTTTATACCTTGCTTACTTTTTTCTTACTTACCTGATATATTTTTTTACTCCCAACAATGGCTCCTAATGCAAGTACGA is part of the Bacteroidota bacterium genome and encodes:
- a CDS encoding exosortase/archaeosortase family protein — its product is MLEQKSNQTTYRTKIIRLFTDNKTVVFYILKLAIAFILWKLFLWFAGQESIAINNRHWPWFSAHWELFNDWIRIFLLKATSLTLKLFGFSNQIYNDYTVKIDGTCGVSVGNYCIGLQLWFIMAILVLFYPFAKLKVRLTVAAAGIIIINILNILRLTTLNILTVYISPKWLNFNHDFIFNIIVYICIFLLYLWFIRRYGNTIRETDKTTDKDI